One Brassica napus cultivar Da-Ae chromosome C2, Da-Ae, whole genome shotgun sequence DNA window includes the following coding sequences:
- the LOC106392860 gene encoding uncharacterized protein LOC106392860, translating into MDSFTKRVLRIPLDKPFEEAYFTHRLWMFFRETKETEQDIHRFFDQIRDRMKQRITLKKSDPEKFVVPYLVKGIEFPCAMCDTGSSVSILPKVMSEHLGMKIEPSKDSFTFVDHSTRNSGGIIRDLEVQIGKALVLVDFHVLENKQNKNHSLLLGRAFMDTVGAVCNMQTNQLCLILINPDVHYDPVRVVRPRTSETGVNT; encoded by the coding sequence ggatagCTTCACCAAAAGAGTTctcagaatacccttggacaaGCCATTTGAGGAGGCTTACTTTACCCacaggttgtggatgttcttcagggaAACCAAGGAAACTGAACAGGACATACATAGATTCTTTGATCAGATCAGAGATAGGATGAAGCAGAGGATTACACTAAAGAAGAGCGATCCTGAGAAATTTGTAGTGCCTTACTTGGTTAAGGGCATTGAATTTCCATGTGCGATGTGTGACACAGGTTCATCAGTCAGTATTCTACCTAAGGTAATGTCAGAACATTTGGGTATGAAGATAGAGCCTTCGAAGGATTCATTCACTTTCGTGGATCATTCTACGAGGAACTCAGGAGGAATCATCAGAGACCTTGAGGTGCAGATTGGAAAGGCACTAGTTCTAGTTGACTTCCATGTCCTGGAAAACAAGCAGAACAAGAATCATTCTCTCCTGCTTGGGAGAGCTTTCATGGACACTGTTGGAGCAGTTTGCAACATGCAGACAAATCAGCTGTGTCTAATACTAATAAATCCCGATGTCCACTATGATCCCGTCAGAGTTGTGAGGCCACGGACGTCCGAAACTGGGGTTAACACATGA